One part of the Sporosarcina ureae genome encodes these proteins:
- a CDS encoding purine-cytosine permease family protein encodes MTTEEEKTLNTMEEEETEKDYSLDRVPLEDRTKSWLSITNITFGIATAIFYFQMGSVMALQFGAPNAIVSAIYAIIVAGLLGTVIAYLSAKSGMNVNLLSRGGGFGYIGSSLTSLIYASNFIMYCAFEGLILVSAVHIFMPDFPKWILIVVFGTLVIPLNWFGIEQLDKLQKWSMPVFLVFLVAAIVLSFIKPAVYTGSVFSYMPEGVEFGGTALLFCIGMHNGIMGLTALLASDYARFLKPSDRKFGSIAIGFIPQIFCYGVMGGLGIWFGVRFLEKDPGVYIVLLLGIGGALFTMLTQLRINVTNIYSSSLSLSNFFENVFRFTPGRRFWVVVSAVSAILLMLGGIVDHLDTVMTFQGVFLFSWAAILVTDALVVKKWLKIGPTYYVARQEYLYKWNPVGVASLLIASTFGAVAASGYLGIFLQSTAAFVAAILAAILTVIIAKYTKGKYYLVREPNDITADDKLG; translated from the coding sequence ATGACAACGGAAGAAGAAAAAACATTAAATACTATGGAAGAAGAGGAAACGGAAAAGGATTATTCCTTAGATCGTGTACCTCTAGAAGACCGTACTAAAAGTTGGCTAAGCATTACGAACATCACGTTCGGAATCGCGACTGCCATCTTTTACTTTCAAATGGGCAGCGTCATGGCTTTGCAATTCGGTGCACCAAACGCTATTGTGTCCGCAATCTATGCCATAATTGTAGCAGGCTTACTCGGTACCGTGATTGCCTACTTATCGGCTAAGTCCGGAATGAACGTGAATCTATTATCACGCGGAGGCGGGTTTGGTTATATTGGCTCATCGCTAACATCATTGATTTACGCCTCAAACTTCATTATGTATTGTGCATTTGAAGGACTAATTCTTGTATCGGCTGTGCACATTTTCATGCCTGACTTTCCAAAGTGGATTTTGATTGTCGTCTTTGGGACACTTGTCATTCCCTTGAATTGGTTCGGTATTGAGCAGCTAGACAAACTTCAAAAATGGTCTATGCCAGTTTTTCTTGTGTTTCTTGTTGCAGCTATTGTTTTATCATTTATTAAACCGGCTGTTTATACAGGTTCCGTGTTTTCGTACATGCCTGAAGGTGTCGAATTTGGTGGAACAGCATTATTGTTCTGTATCGGAATGCATAATGGAATCATGGGATTGACTGCTTTACTCGCATCAGATTATGCCCGTTTCTTAAAACCATCCGACCGAAAATTTGGTTCTATTGCAATCGGTTTCATTCCTCAAATTTTCTGTTACGGTGTAATGGGCGGACTTGGAATTTGGTTTGGCGTACGTTTCTTGGAAAAGGATCCCGGTGTATACATCGTACTATTGCTAGGTATTGGTGGAGCATTGTTTACGATGCTGACACAGTTACGAATTAATGTAACGAATATTTACAGCAGTTCCCTATCGCTATCAAATTTCTTCGAAAATGTATTCCGTTTCACACCGGGACGCAGATTCTGGGTAGTCGTCTCAGCTGTAAGTGCTATATTACTGATGCTTGGTGGAATCGTGGATCATCTAGATACGGTCATGACATTCCAGGGTGTTTTCCTATTTTCGTGGGCTGCTATTCTAGTGACGGATGCATTGGTCGTCAAAAAGTGGCTGAAAATTGGTCCGACCTATTATGTCGCTCGACAAGAGTACTTGTACAAATGGAACCCAGTCGGTGTCGCTTCATTACTAATAGCAAGTACGTTTGGCGCCGTTGCGGCGTCTGGTTATCTAGGTATATTCCTACAATCTACAGCTGCATTTGTCGCTGCTATACTGGCTGCTATACTGACAGTAATCATTGCCAAGTATACAAAAGGTAAATACTATTTAGTGCGTGAACCGAATGATATTACAGCAGATGATAAATTAGGTTAA
- a CDS encoding gluconate 2-dehydrogenase subunit 3 family protein codes for MTEHRPHEDTQKGISRRNFIKNTGLVAGGLVGGSLFGGLLTNQLQKPNAPINSEKEVSHLLEARTFFSNSEDFLILSAATERLFPTDDLGPGAIELGVPYFIDRQLAGEWGMNAKEYMKGPFLQTGVVDAYESQADSTQDQGPNAETQVPTPAFRYQTPMTRGDIFMEGVQALEQTAQEKFKTNFHKLEPKQQDEILQMFDDGKAKMNGVASTTFFNLLLQTTIEGAYADPVYGGNRNMEGWRMKEFPGPRMSYTADIEKEDFIVMKPESLRNYQGH; via the coding sequence GTGACAGAACATAGACCGCATGAGGATACACAAAAAGGAATTAGTCGTAGAAATTTCATTAAAAATACCGGCTTAGTGGCGGGAGGTCTAGTTGGCGGATCATTATTCGGTGGTCTATTGACTAACCAGCTACAAAAACCAAATGCACCTATTAACTCAGAAAAAGAAGTCAGCCACTTATTAGAAGCACGTACATTCTTTAGTAATAGCGAAGATTTTCTTATCCTTTCTGCTGCTACTGAAAGGTTATTTCCTACCGACGATTTAGGACCAGGCGCTATTGAACTAGGTGTCCCCTACTTTATCGACCGACAGCTTGCTGGCGAATGGGGAATGAATGCAAAAGAATATATGAAAGGGCCGTTTTTGCAGACAGGTGTGGTAGACGCATATGAAAGCCAAGCAGATTCGACCCAAGACCAAGGTCCAAATGCCGAAACGCAAGTACCTACACCAGCCTTTAGATATCAGACACCTATGACAAGGGGAGATATTTTCATGGAAGGTGTACAAGCATTGGAACAAACCGCACAGGAGAAATTCAAAACGAACTTCCATAAGCTAGAGCCGAAACAGCAAGATGAGATTTTGCAGATGTTTGACGATGGTAAAGCGAAGATGAACGGTGTCGCTTCGACAACATTCTTTAATCTATTATTACAAACAACTATTGAAGGAGCTTATGCTGACCCCGTCTATGGTGGAAATCGCAATATGGAAGGCTGGAGGATGAAAGAATTCCCCGGTCCACGTATGAGCTATACCGCGGATATAGAAAAAGAAGACTTCATCGTAATGAAACCTGAAAGCTTACGAAATTATCAAGGTCATTAA
- a CDS encoding glycosyltransferase family 2 protein: MNLPEITSSVFAFVGYILLVYMLAVIFSYTSMLIIAFTQLGKERKLQKNLSDEGAVDFIYTQPVTVIVPAYNEQEGVLGNIYSLLALQYPEFEILVVNDGSTDNTEDIVIEHFNMRPIRKVVNQQIETQPIETIYQSDMHPNLLLITKVNGGKADALNVGINVSKYPYFCSIDGDSILDRTSLLRVMKPIMESNKEVIATGGNVRIANGYEIQMGQVVKEGLPSSTIVMMQIVEYMRAFLMGRMALSKYNLVLIISGAFSVFSKKWVLQVGGYAKNTVGEDMELVVKLHEEISDRKEDKEIVFTPDPVCWTEAPDNFKDLRTQRRRWHQGLAESLWLHKKMAFNPKYGSVGMISIPYFLFIELLGPLIELAGYAYIVLSLFMGEVYMIFAGILGLLFILYGSLFSMASVLLEAWSRNTYPKVQDLFRLVMLSLTEVFWYRPLTLVWRAEGIIRALRGKREWGSIQRRGLSEDSE, encoded by the coding sequence ATGAACTTACCTGAAATTACTTCCTCGGTTTTTGCGTTTGTTGGCTATATATTGCTCGTATATATGTTGGCTGTTATTTTCTCATATACGTCGATGTTAATCATCGCATTTACTCAGTTAGGAAAAGAACGAAAGTTACAGAAGAATTTATCGGATGAAGGTGCAGTAGATTTTATATACACACAGCCTGTAACCGTAATCGTCCCTGCTTATAATGAGCAGGAGGGGGTGCTTGGCAACATCTATTCTTTGTTGGCACTGCAGTATCCTGAATTTGAGATACTTGTAGTTAATGATGGTTCTACCGATAATACCGAAGATATCGTGATTGAGCATTTCAATATGAGACCCATTCGAAAAGTAGTGAATCAGCAAATTGAAACACAGCCTATCGAAACAATTTATCAATCTGATATGCACCCCAATTTACTTTTGATTACGAAAGTGAATGGCGGAAAAGCGGATGCTTTAAATGTAGGCATCAATGTGTCAAAGTATCCATATTTCTGTTCGATTGATGGGGATTCAATATTGGATCGCACATCACTCTTGCGTGTAATGAAGCCTATCATGGAGTCTAATAAAGAAGTTATTGCGACAGGCGGCAACGTCCGGATTGCCAATGGATATGAAATCCAAATGGGGCAAGTTGTCAAAGAAGGCCTGCCAAGCTCAACTATTGTAATGATGCAAATTGTAGAGTATATGCGTGCGTTTCTAATGGGACGTATGGCGCTTAGTAAATATAATCTAGTATTAATCATATCGGGTGCATTCAGTGTTTTTTCGAAAAAATGGGTGTTACAAGTAGGTGGTTACGCCAAGAATACAGTCGGCGAGGACATGGAACTTGTGGTTAAGCTCCATGAGGAAATATCGGATCGTAAAGAAGATAAAGAAATCGTCTTTACACCGGATCCTGTTTGTTGGACGGAAGCTCCTGATAACTTCAAGGATCTACGCACACAGCGCCGACGTTGGCATCAAGGACTGGCTGAAAGTCTTTGGTTGCATAAAAAGATGGCATTCAATCCGAAGTATGGTTCAGTAGGTATGATATCGATTCCGTATTTCTTATTCATTGAATTACTTGGACCATTAATTGAATTGGCTGGCTATGCGTACATTGTGCTTTCTTTATTCATGGGAGAGGTGTATATGATCTTCGCGGGCATTTTAGGATTATTATTTATTCTATATGGATCCCTGTTTTCAATGGCATCGGTATTATTGGAAGCATGGAGCCGTAACACCTATCCGAAAGTGCAAGATCTATTTCGTTTAGTAATGCTATCGTTAACTGAAGTATTTTGGTATCGTCCGCTAACGTTAGTTTGGCGCGCTGAAGGAATTATACGTGCACTGCGTGGTAAACGTGAGTGGGGGAGCATTCAACGTAGGGGATTATCTGAAGACAGTGAATGA
- a CDS encoding GMC family oxidoreductase encodes MAKKLKKVDVVVVGSGWAGGVVSAELAKAGYQVVTLERGKKQDRQDYIGVKDELRYTDRYEMMQNLSPETITSRVKIEDTALPVRTRAEMMAGTDLGGGSVHWAGATYRWRAIDFELRSKTIERYGKEKIPEGMTIQDWGITYDEMEPYYDKWEKTAGISGEPDPLGDKRSSDYPNPPMLASPAVKLFKETTERMGYHPFQVAAGNLSQAYTNPDGEKLNACMFCSYCTMYGCDFTAKSDPLATVIPTARKTGNCEIRTNSLVRRVLHKDGKATGVMFTDTRTGIEYEQPADVVVLGAFSFTNNRLLMLSEIGTQYDPATRKGTIGRNFNGQFNITFLGARGFFENKKFNLYMGAGALGGTLSDFAGDNFDHSNVDFINGGGIEMRQYGDGAISTNHVPSGTPKWGPEFKKNSIHYANRSLVAWYTPAVMSWWHNYVDLDPTYKDEYGDPLLRITNRYTDHDRNMAKFGIEKCSEIMKEMGADIIDEDEVPEEFDHIYSGGHYAGGIIMGADPETSAVNNYLQMWEMDNLFVVGGSAFPQFGGHHPTSTIGALAYRAAEGVEKYLKEGGQLAEAKQETLNA; translated from the coding sequence ATGGCAAAGAAATTAAAAAAGGTAGATGTAGTCGTAGTAGGAAGCGGCTGGGCAGGTGGAGTAGTTTCTGCAGAGCTGGCCAAGGCCGGATACCAGGTAGTAACACTTGAACGAGGTAAAAAACAAGATCGACAAGACTATATAGGAGTTAAAGACGAATTGCGTTATACAGATCGTTATGAAATGATGCAAAACTTATCTCCTGAAACGATTACTTCACGCGTGAAAATTGAAGATACCGCTCTCCCTGTCCGAACAAGAGCAGAAATGATGGCTGGTACCGATCTAGGTGGGGGTAGTGTTCACTGGGCAGGTGCTACATATCGCTGGAGAGCTATCGATTTTGAATTGCGTTCCAAAACTATTGAAAGGTATGGGAAAGAGAAAATTCCTGAAGGCATGACGATTCAAGACTGGGGTATTACATATGACGAAATGGAACCTTATTACGATAAGTGGGAGAAAACCGCTGGAATTTCAGGCGAGCCCGATCCACTTGGTGACAAGCGTTCAAGTGATTACCCTAACCCGCCTATGTTAGCATCACCGGCTGTAAAATTATTCAAAGAAACGACTGAGAGGATGGGTTATCACCCTTTCCAAGTCGCTGCCGGTAACTTATCACAAGCGTATACTAATCCAGATGGTGAAAAATTAAATGCATGTATGTTCTGCTCTTATTGTACGATGTACGGTTGTGATTTTACGGCTAAATCGGACCCATTGGCTACAGTTATTCCGACTGCACGCAAAACCGGAAACTGCGAAATCCGCACCAATTCTTTAGTACGTCGAGTTCTGCATAAAGACGGTAAGGCAACCGGTGTTATGTTTACTGATACACGTACAGGAATTGAATATGAGCAGCCAGCAGACGTTGTTGTATTAGGTGCATTTTCATTCACTAATAATCGTTTATTGATGCTTTCAGAAATCGGAACACAGTATGATCCAGCCACACGTAAAGGAACCATTGGTCGCAACTTTAACGGACAATTCAACATCACATTCCTTGGAGCTCGAGGCTTCTTTGAAAATAAAAAGTTTAATCTCTACATGGGGGCAGGTGCTCTGGGTGGTACGTTGAGTGACTTTGCTGGTGATAATTTTGATCACTCTAATGTAGACTTCATCAACGGTGGCGGTATCGAAATGCGTCAATACGGTGATGGGGCTATTTCTACAAACCACGTCCCAAGCGGCACACCAAAGTGGGGACCTGAGTTCAAGAAAAACTCAATCCATTATGCTAATCGTTCACTAGTCGCATGGTATACACCTGCTGTTATGTCATGGTGGCATAACTACGTAGATTTGGATCCAACATACAAAGATGAATACGGAGATCCCCTATTACGTATAACGAATCGTTACACAGACCACGATCGAAATATGGCGAAATTTGGAATTGAGAAATGTAGTGAAATCATGAAAGAAATGGGTGCCGATATCATTGACGAGGATGAAGTGCCTGAAGAGTTCGATCATATCTATTCAGGTGGACACTACGCAGGCGGAATTATTATGGGGGCGGATCCTGAAACATCTGCAGTGAATAACTACCTTCAAATGTGGGAGATGGACAACTTATTCGTAGTGGGTGGTTCCGCATTTCCTCAATTTGGTGGACATCATCCGACTTCAACCATTGGCGCATTGGCATATCGGGCAGCAGAAGGTGTAGAGAAGTATTTAAAAGAAGGTGGTCAGCTTGCAGAAGCCAAGCAAGAGACTTTAAACGCCTAA
- a CDS encoding HEAT repeat domain-containing protein: MDKLLVSLLLVIVALLIILFGMFFLLVFYRMQEMKNKKGIREYIEARKDDWYEYLLGDGMPIEVLMPNGPLELEAIDELFFRFSYHFSSDEINKKVNTFAALYMSDYYSKNLHSRSSGVRINALNKISLFNLTFMLDPVSKVLAKRKIYPKAEYLLIYEIIIKFSRTDFIAHFIHPKVPLGEFDYKRLLLELDETQISLLAEDFNELPDVLQLTLIEIIGVRHYLDWLPLLHECLDSPAQELRIRALKSIAKLEVADALKLYEVFSHSDVWEERLMTAKIFRSAPTEEALPVLKHLIKDSTYPVRAQAAKSIKSLKNGQQALYSVITTSSDEFAVDVAEEMLGKE, translated from the coding sequence ATGGATAAGTTATTAGTTTCATTGTTACTAGTCATCGTGGCCTTGTTAATCATACTTTTCGGTATGTTCTTTTTACTCGTTTTTTATAGAATGCAAGAAATGAAAAACAAGAAAGGAATTAGAGAGTATATCGAAGCTCGAAAAGATGACTGGTATGAATATTTACTAGGAGATGGCATGCCGATTGAAGTCCTTATGCCCAACGGACCACTAGAACTCGAAGCGATTGATGAATTGTTTTTTCGTTTTAGCTACCATTTTTCTTCCGATGAAATCAACAAAAAAGTTAATACTTTTGCAGCGTTATACATGAGTGACTACTATAGTAAGAATCTCCATAGTCGGAGCAGTGGTGTACGTATTAATGCACTCAATAAGATCAGTTTATTCAATTTAACATTTATGCTGGATCCTGTTTCCAAGGTATTGGCCAAAAGAAAGATTTATCCAAAAGCAGAATATCTATTGATTTACGAGATAATAATAAAGTTTTCTCGTACTGATTTTATTGCACATTTTATCCACCCTAAAGTTCCACTAGGCGAGTTTGATTATAAAAGGCTATTGTTAGAATTGGATGAGACACAAATTAGTTTACTAGCTGAAGACTTTAACGAATTACCTGACGTATTGCAATTGACATTGATTGAAATTATAGGTGTTCGTCACTATCTCGATTGGCTTCCGCTGTTACATGAATGCCTGGATAGCCCGGCACAAGAATTGCGGATCCGCGCGTTAAAGAGTATAGCTAAATTGGAAGTCGCAGATGCGCTCAAATTATATGAAGTTTTTTCACATTCAGATGTTTGGGAAGAACGGTTGATGACTGCCAAGATTTTTCGTTCTGCTCCTACAGAAGAAGCATTGCCTGTTCTTAAACACTTGATAAAGGATTCTACTTATCCAGTTCGCGCGCAAGCTGCAAAATCGATAAAATCATTAAAAAATGGTCAACAAGCACTTTATTCTGTCATTACCACTTCATCTGATGAGTTCGCGGTGGATGTAGCTGAAGAGATGCTCGGAAAGGAGTAA
- a CDS encoding flavin reductase family protein, translating into MKKEEQQNLFKEIMGNYPTGVTVVTAVTEDGTPVGLTVNSFASVSLDPMLLLWSIDHRVSSIKAFTEGGKFAVHVLAGDQKELCSTFASRVEDRFSTCEWEMSDNGLPIIEDAFGVFECKTFQTIEAGDHTIIIGEVVDLKVEKNKDPMLYHRRVFGSVPPVFYEQDNKA; encoded by the coding sequence ATGAAAAAAGAAGAACAACAGAATTTATTCAAAGAAATTATGGGGAATTACCCCACTGGTGTAACAGTGGTTACTGCAGTAACTGAAGACGGTACACCAGTCGGACTGACAGTAAACTCGTTTGCTTCTGTATCCTTGGATCCTATGCTTCTCTTATGGTCGATCGATCACAGAGTTTCTTCGATCAAAGCATTCACTGAAGGCGGTAAATTTGCTGTACACGTACTTGCAGGAGATCAAAAGGAACTTTGTAGTACATTTGCAAGCCGTGTAGAGGATCGTTTCTCTACATGTGAATGGGAAATGTCGGATAATGGTTTACCGATTATTGAAGACGCATTCGGTGTGTTTGAATGTAAGACTTTCCAGACGATTGAAGCGGGAGACCACACCATTATTATTGGTGAAGTAGTTGATCTAAAAGTTGAGAAAAACAAAGATCCTATGTTATATCATCGTAGAGTGTTTGGATCTGTACCACCAGTTTTCTATGAACAAGATAACAAAGCTTGA
- a CDS encoding DUF3899 domain-containing protein produces the protein MKRNSIVFLISQLVIIISAYSVYGKISLLGYINASFFVSGLLLFFGGLVFVVRTGFFDFFMTSSRKVFARKGQREAIESMRAPSEVMSASPAWFFIAGMPTFILMILALILYYL, from the coding sequence ATGAAACGTAATAGTATTGTATTTCTCATATCGCAGCTGGTGATTATTATTTCTGCCTATTCAGTATACGGTAAAATCTCATTATTAGGCTATATTAATGCTTCCTTTTTCGTCAGTGGTCTTTTGTTATTCTTTGGTGGGCTTGTGTTTGTCGTCCGTACTGGCTTCTTCGACTTCTTCATGACGAGTTCACGTAAAGTGTTTGCTAGAAAAGGTCAAAGAGAAGCTATCGAATCTATGCGTGCTCCATCCGAAGTAATGTCGGCGAGTCCAGCTTGGTTCTTCATTGCAGGTATGCCAACTTTCATTTTAATGATTTTGGCGCTTATTTTATACTATCTATAA
- a CDS encoding YusW family protein, protein MKRLVITGVSVMALALAGCGTNAKDDKVEENSNAANPPVEQPLEPATDDTNQNTDGAVPDTTTDSSTDSATGDMQANMDKLSFKEIELDVSYGKDKEYEAEIEQDENEPIKAKVEDELNEIYLKGQEAFDDVYSKVKNLDVTKDSSQQETIDRILEAFNLQADYEKFEVEIKFNDGSKLEVEDRK, encoded by the coding sequence ATGAAACGTTTAGTAATAACAGGGGTATCAGTCATGGCGCTTGCATTGGCGGGATGTGGAACGAATGCGAAAGATGATAAAGTAGAAGAAAATTCTAATGCAGCTAATCCGCCGGTAGAGCAACCATTAGAACCAGCTACTGATGATACAAATCAAAATACTGATGGAGCTGTACCAGATACTACAACAGATTCCTCGACTGACTCGGCAACAGGAGATATGCAAGCCAACATGGACAAGCTATCATTTAAAGAAATTGAATTAGATGTTTCATACGGAAAAGACAAAGAGTATGAAGCGGAAATTGAACAAGATGAAAATGAACCAATTAAAGCCAAAGTAGAAGATGAACTAAATGAAATTTATTTGAAAGGTCAGGAAGCATTTGATGATGTATATTCAAAAGTGAAAAACCTAGATGTGACAAAAGATAGCTCGCAGCAAGAAACAATTGATCGTATACTAGAAGCTTTTAACCTTCAAGCGGATTATGAAAAATTCGAAGTGGAAATCAAATTCAACGATGGTAGTAAGCTTGAGGTAGAAGATCGTAAATAA
- a CDS encoding catalase produces the protein MNNQNPLTAKEAIDSIESAVHTESSLRRAHATGVAFDATFKPTGAAMPWTIATHLQQSEVPAVVRFSHSSTSPNPNERLNPIKGMAVRFQLSDGTFTNLTMVNIPIFISKTPEAFIRLIQAFDSNSTWSQRIDALMHDTEYKAFASILKELKPYRNFETLHYYSIHAYFLKNMDFDRQAVRFEWQPVPQNDFDTEGNSMENELIHKVEQGHPVRFRLLMQLAEQGDQTSDPTIAWPNDRKKIEAGTLTLNSLRADNAEAFVFDPTVTIEGIECSDDPVLLFRSAAYEESAKRRGVNNEL, from the coding sequence ATGAATAATCAAAATCCCTTAACCGCTAAAGAAGCAATTGATTCCATTGAGTCAGCTGTACATACGGAAAGTAGTTTGCGACGTGCGCACGCGACCGGAGTTGCATTTGATGCCACTTTCAAACCAACCGGAGCCGCAATGCCTTGGACAATAGCTACTCATCTACAGCAATCTGAAGTTCCTGCTGTTGTACGTTTTTCTCACAGTTCTACGAGCCCGAACCCGAATGAGCGTTTGAATCCAATTAAAGGAATGGCAGTGCGCTTTCAATTATCTGATGGTACATTTACAAACTTGACTATGGTTAATATACCAATCTTCATTAGTAAAACTCCAGAAGCCTTTATTCGTCTAATACAGGCATTTGATTCAAACAGTACATGGTCACAACGAATAGATGCTCTGATGCATGACACAGAGTACAAAGCATTTGCTTCCATTTTAAAAGAACTGAAACCGTATCGTAATTTCGAAACCCTTCATTACTATTCTATTCATGCGTACTTTTTGAAGAATATGGACTTTGATAGACAAGCCGTGCGATTTGAATGGCAACCTGTACCTCAAAATGACTTTGATACGGAAGGCAACTCTATGGAAAACGAACTCATTCATAAAGTAGAACAAGGACATCCTGTACGTTTTCGCTTACTTATGCAATTAGCTGAACAAGGAGATCAAACGAGTGACCCCACTATTGCCTGGCCGAATGACCGAAAGAAAATTGAGGCAGGAACTCTGACACTGAACTCTCTTCGTGCAGATAACGCAGAAGCCTTTGTTTTCGATCCAACAGTTACTATAGAAGGAATAGAATGTAGCGATGATCCGGTATTACTATTTCGCTCCGCTGCGTACGAGGAATCTGCCAAGCGACGTGGCGTAAATAATGAACTTTAA
- a CDS encoding response regulator, whose amino-acid sequence MKTKNSELNMLDASLFPQLFYWQMANTKRFRQVFTIVFVKSPESPEIKKILLEQIRNSDLLFNFPTGKPDIILMANTGEEEADVFIDRLRHTESTRSYRVGVSVIEIRNGDATLEEVLQIGNDSVNSALQLPGNTPFIKDRTLKKLERQCVRVSIIDEDPVVTMVIQKLVERVKIKQLDLEIRVFHDGQFFIESDWYQSSHTHLVIVNDILPRKNGLEVLYTLRELPNSQKYHVFMMTKRKSEAEMIFAYENGVDDYITKPFNPHLFEAQITKVLNRIYYG is encoded by the coding sequence ATGAAAACCAAAAATAGTGAACTAAATATGTTGGATGCTTCACTCTTTCCGCAACTCTTTTATTGGCAAATGGCGAATACGAAACGTTTTCGGCAAGTATTCACTATAGTCTTTGTAAAAAGTCCTGAAAGTCCTGAAATTAAGAAGATCCTCCTCGAGCAAATACGTAACTCTGATTTATTGTTCAATTTCCCGACAGGTAAACCGGATATTATTTTAATGGCTAATACAGGTGAAGAAGAGGCAGATGTCTTTATTGATAGATTACGCCATACAGAATCAACTCGTTCGTATCGGGTAGGTGTTTCAGTAATCGAAATTCGTAATGGAGATGCCACGCTTGAAGAAGTATTACAGATAGGGAATGATTCGGTTAACAGTGCTTTACAACTACCTGGGAATACACCTTTTATAAAAGACCGCACACTTAAAAAATTGGAGAGACAATGTGTGCGAGTGAGTATTATTGATGAAGATCCCGTTGTCACGATGGTTATACAAAAACTAGTGGAGCGCGTAAAGATAAAACAACTTGATCTGGAAATTCGCGTGTTTCATGACGGCCAATTCTTTATTGAATCTGACTGGTATCAATCGTCTCACACTCATTTAGTTATTGTGAATGACATTCTTCCAAGAAAAAATGGTTTAGAAGTGTTATACACACTACGTGAATTACCGAATTCTCAGAAATACCATGTATTTATGATGACGAAGCGAAAAAGTGAAGCGGAAATGATTTTTGCTTATGAAAATGGTGTAGATGATTATATAACGAAACCCTTTAATCCACATTTATTTGAAGCGCAAATTACGAAAGTGTTGAATCGTATTTATTATGGATAA